ACCGCGATATTGGGTGGCGTTTCCCGTCTTGTGATCGACCTCAACCGGGAAGATGACGCGCCCGGCCTGCTGCCCGTGATGAGCGATGGCCATGCCATTCCCGGCAATCGCCATGCCGATTTTGCCGAGCGGATGATCCGCTTCCACCATCCCTATCATCACCAGATCGGGCGGCGGCTGGACGATATGGGATCGCCCTTCATCCTGTCGGTCCACAGTTTCACGCCCCGGCTGGCCAGCGATCCCGATCAGCAGCGCCCCTGGGACATCGGCATCCTTTATAATGAGGATGACAGGGCGGCCCGCATTGCCATTCCCTTGCTGGAGGAAGCCGGGCTGAAGGTTGGGGATCAGCTACCTTATTCGGGCAAGTTGCTGAACGCCACGATGAACCGCCATGCCGAAGACAATGGCATCCCCTATCTCGGCATAGAAATGCGGCAGGATCTGGTCGGCAATGCCGAAGGCCAGGCCCGTTTCGCCCGAATATTGGAACCCATAGTGCTGGAATGCCGTAGTCGGCTGGCATGAGGAAGCGGACGCTTCGGAGTGGATTGCTCTGCCTGCCACTTCTGGGATGCGGCGGGCATGCCGGCTCCGACGCCGCTCCACAAAGCATCGAATGCGCCATTGGGGTCGGCGCTGACTGGACCGGCCATTGCCCGGTCGAACGCAATGGCGCCCTTTTGACCGTTCGCCATGTCGATGGGGGGTTTCGCCGCTTTCGGATCATCCAGCGCGGCCATGCCCTGATGCCCGCCGACGGGTCGGAGGAATCGAGCAGCCGCAAGATAGACGGCAACAGGATCGAACTCAGCATCGGTGAGGATCGCTATCGCCTGCCCTTACGATTTAACGAGGCGTTGAAATGACGAAAGAAGCAGTCCTGACCGTCGGACAGATGCGGGCAGCCGAACAGGCGGTCTTTGCGACGGGCGTTCCCGAATATGAGTTGATGGAGCGCGCGGGCGCGGCGGCGGCAGAGTTCATCTGGCGGGCGGGGGCAAAGAGGGACTTATTGGTCCTTTGCGGTCCGGGCAATAATGGCGGCGACGGCTTCGTGATCGCACGGCTGCTGCGGGCGCGGGGCGTGCCCGTTCGGGTCGCGGCGCTGGGTGAAAGCCGCACGCCGTCGAGCCTGAAGGCGCGGGCGAACTGGGCGGGGCCGATAGAAGATGTTTTCAGCGCCCCACCGGCGACGCAGATCGTCGATGCCCTGTTTGGCACGGGACTGTCACGAGGGCTGGAGCCCGGCTTGGCCGACAGGCTTTGCGCGCTGACCGCGCAGGCGAGCTTCAGCTATGCGGTCGACCTGCCAAGCGGTGTCGACA
This region of Sphingobium sp. EM0848 genomic DNA includes:
- a CDS encoding N-formylglutamate amidohydrolase, producing MSEAFTQIVGGDLDILIIADHASAHVPADVDLGIDPALLHDHIAIDIGVAEVSTLLARQLGCTAILGGVSRLVIDLNREDDAPGLLPVMSDGHAIPGNRHADFAERMIRFHHPYHHQIGRRLDDMGSPFILSVHSFTPRLASDPDQQRPWDIGILYNEDDRAARIAIPLLEEAGLKVGDQLPYSGKLLNATMNRHAEDNGIPYLGIEMRQDLVGNAEGQARFARILEPIVLECRSRLA